In one Streptomyces marincola genomic region, the following are encoded:
- a CDS encoding VOC family protein gives MIKGIALTTVWSTDQERDVAFFTEKLGFEVRSDLFMGDVRWVTVGVPGQPDIEFALMRPDGPGLDPESARMLTTLVTKGLIGGGALRTDDCRGDHRRFAAAGVEFVQGPQERPYGVEAIFRDPTGNWYSLTERRAELDLDKPWA, from the coding sequence ATGATCAAGGGCATCGCCCTCACCACCGTGTGGAGCACCGACCAGGAGCGCGACGTCGCGTTCTTCACCGAGAAACTGGGCTTCGAGGTCAGGAGCGACCTCTTCATGGGGGACGTGCGCTGGGTCACGGTGGGGGTGCCGGGGCAGCCCGACATCGAGTTCGCCCTGATGCGCCCGGACGGCCCCGGACTCGATCCCGAGTCGGCGCGCATGCTGACGACCCTGGTCACCAAGGGGCTCATCGGCGGGGGAGCCCTGCGCACGGACGACTGCCGGGGCGATCACCGGAGGTTCGCCGCCGCCGGCGTGGAGTTCGTCCAGGGGCCGCAGGAGCGCCCCTACGGGGTGGAGGCCATCTTCCGCGACCCCACGGGCAACTGGTACTCGCTCACCGAACGGCGGGCCGAGCTTGACCTCGACAAGCCATGGGCCTGA
- a CDS encoding AraC family transcriptional regulator: MDVLADALAALRTGQPVAVHAEARAPWGLRFPATTGASFHVVLRGTCWLIPPARAAEPGERPEAKPLALAQGDVVLLRDGPAHGLADDPGSPLTDVPPLRQSACPALGRLCVEGPGPRAVLLCGTYALSTARPHPLLRALPDVLHLPGRHGALHSLTELLGAELEERRPGRDAVVSALVDAMLPCVLRAWATGRPGSAGWAAALSDPAVGRALEAIHSAPEHPWTVEDLGSCGGLSRSVFAQRFTALVGSAPLSYLTWWRMTIAGRLLRDSDAPLGTVAHRVGYRSEFAFAKAFKREYGTAPGRYRREHAGGAPHR; this comes from the coding sequence ATGGATGTCCTGGCAGACGCGCTCGCGGCCCTGCGCACCGGGCAGCCGGTGGCCGTCCACGCCGAGGCGCGCGCACCCTGGGGCCTCCGTTTCCCCGCGACCACGGGAGCCTCGTTCCACGTCGTGCTGCGCGGCACCTGCTGGCTGATACCGCCGGCCCGGGCGGCGGAGCCGGGCGAACGGCCCGAGGCGAAGCCGCTCGCCCTCGCCCAGGGCGACGTCGTCCTGCTGCGCGACGGACCCGCGCACGGGCTGGCCGACGACCCGGGCAGCCCGCTCACCGACGTCCCGCCGCTCCGGCAGAGCGCCTGCCCGGCACTCGGCCGGCTGTGCGTCGAAGGCCCCGGGCCCCGCGCGGTGCTGCTGTGCGGCACCTACGCCCTCAGCACCGCGCGCCCGCACCCGCTGCTGCGCGCGCTGCCCGACGTGCTGCACCTCCCCGGTCGGCACGGCGCGCTCCACTCGCTGACGGAACTGCTCGGCGCGGAGCTCGAAGAACGGCGCCCCGGACGCGACGCCGTCGTCTCCGCCCTCGTGGACGCGATGCTGCCCTGTGTCCTGCGCGCCTGGGCCACCGGGCGGCCCGGCTCCGCCGGCTGGGCCGCCGCCCTCAGCGACCCCGCGGTCGGGCGCGCGCTCGAAGCCATCCACTCCGCGCCCGAACACCCGTGGACCGTCGAGGACCTGGGGTCCTGCGGCGGGCTCTCGCGCTCCGTCTTCGCGCAGCGCTTCACCGCGCTCGTCGGCTCGGCTCCGCTGTCCTACCTGACCTGGTGGCGCATGACGATCGCCGGCCGGCTGCTCCGCGACTCCGACGCGCCCCTCGGCACGGTCGCGCACCGCGTCGGCTACCGCTCGGAGTTCGCCTTCGCCAAGGCGTTCAAACGGGAGTACGGCACGGCACCCGGCCGCTACCGGCGTGAACACGCGGGCGGCGCGCCCCACCGGTGA
- a CDS encoding ATP-binding protein yields the protein MCLVPTRSGTADFTLRFPAHPVWVRNARHAMRTALSTTVVADDELIDTAVLLTSEVVSNAIKASLDCPSPPPVDVHACWSPDGDLQVNVYDRAPGDPRLPEQAPPTEDENGRGLLLVTRCARRWEVCRHVPGSGKTVWFQL from the coding sequence ATGTGCCTTGTACCGACGCGATCCGGGACCGCGGACTTCACCCTGCGCTTCCCGGCGCACCCCGTATGGGTGCGCAACGCCCGCCACGCGATGCGCACCGCGCTGTCCACGACGGTCGTCGCCGATGACGAACTCATCGACACCGCCGTCCTGCTGACCTCCGAGGTGGTGAGCAACGCCATCAAGGCATCGCTCGACTGCCCCTCGCCACCACCGGTCGACGTGCACGCCTGCTGGTCACCGGACGGCGACCTCCAGGTCAACGTCTACGACCGGGCCCCCGGCGACCCCCGCCTGCCGGAACAGGCGCCGCCGACCGAGGACGAGAACGGGCGCGGGCTGCTGCTCGTGACGCGCTGCGCGCGCCGCTGGGAGGTCTGCCGTCACGTGCCGGGTTCCGGCAAGACGGTCTGGTTCCAGCTGTAG
- a CDS encoding AraC family transcriptional regulator: protein MDPFDDLLRGVCADGAVLDLTRLSPARAHRLGKGDAMTLCVPLRGAGSVAERPLRLGEMAVVRGPEEFEATGDMTLLVGRCRFRGETQHRLLRVLPRVAVVPEDGDFAALRDYMAGEVSRPGPGRQIVIDRMLDWLLVCTLRAWFDGPDARPPGWYRALSDDVAGPALRALHRAPERPWTLRALAAEAGVSRTTLAKRFTEAVGEAPLAYLTGWRMTLAADLLAERPDATVASVARRVGYADPFGFSAAFKRVRGLSPSEHRAAARNASGAAPGGDYSWNQTVLPEPGT, encoded by the coding sequence ATGGACCCCTTCGACGATCTGCTGCGCGGCGTGTGCGCCGACGGCGCCGTACTCGATCTCACGCGGCTCTCGCCGGCGCGGGCGCACCGGCTCGGCAAGGGCGACGCCATGACCCTGTGCGTGCCGTTGCGCGGGGCGGGCAGCGTCGCGGAACGGCCGCTGCGGCTGGGCGAGATGGCCGTGGTGCGGGGTCCCGAGGAGTTCGAGGCGACGGGCGACATGACCCTGCTGGTCGGCAGGTGCAGGTTCCGCGGCGAGACCCAGCACCGGCTGCTGCGGGTGCTGCCGCGCGTCGCGGTCGTGCCGGAGGACGGGGACTTCGCCGCGCTGCGCGACTACATGGCGGGAGAGGTGAGCCGGCCGGGGCCCGGGCGGCAGATCGTCATCGACCGCATGCTCGACTGGCTGCTGGTGTGCACGTTGCGGGCCTGGTTCGACGGGCCCGACGCCCGGCCGCCCGGCTGGTACCGCGCGTTGAGCGACGACGTGGCGGGGCCGGCGCTGCGCGCCCTGCACCGCGCGCCTGAGCGCCCCTGGACGCTCCGGGCGCTGGCGGCGGAGGCCGGGGTGTCGCGGACGACGCTCGCGAAGCGCTTCACCGAGGCGGTCGGCGAGGCCCCGCTCGCCTACCTGACCGGCTGGCGGATGACGCTGGCGGCCGACCTGCTCGCCGAACGCCCGGACGCGACGGTGGCGTCCGTCGCCCGGCGGGTCGGCTACGCCGATCCGTTCGGGTTCAGCGCGGCGTTCAAACGCGTGCGCGGGCTGAGCCCGAGCGAGCACAGGGCGGCGGCGCGGAACGCCTCGGGCGCGGCGCCCGGGGGCGACTACAGCTGGAACCAGACCGTCTTGCCGGAACCCGGCACGTGA
- a CDS encoding NAD(P)H-binding protein — protein MSQNDYLVLGGTGKTGRRVARRLRAAGLPVRVAARSGEVRFDWERRDTWRPALDGAHAVYLVAPDDPGPVGAFVDLAAATGTRRFVVLSGRGADAAGGVGPSVGQVAAERAVVASGAEWTLLRPNNFNQNFTEDLWLQPLRAGRIALPIGDVPEPFIDAEDIAEVAVAALTGDRHAGQAYDLSGPAGPTWRGAVATIAEATGRDIVYEELTPEQYRAELAAEGVPPAFVEALDGMFALHRAGLTAEAADGVRRVLGREPVAFGDWVARIAATGVWS, from the coding sequence ATGAGCCAGAACGACTACTTGGTACTCGGCGGGACCGGCAAGACCGGACGCCGGGTCGCGCGCCGCCTGCGCGCCGCCGGCCTGCCCGTGCGCGTGGCCGCGCGTTCGGGAGAGGTGCGCTTCGACTGGGAGCGCCGGGACACGTGGCGGCCCGCGCTCGACGGCGCGCACGCCGTGTACCTGGTGGCGCCCGACGACCCGGGGCCGGTCGGGGCGTTCGTGGACCTGGCCGCGGCCACCGGCACGCGGCGGTTCGTGGTCCTCTCGGGGCGCGGCGCCGACGCGGCCGGGGGAGTCGGACCCTCCGTGGGCCAGGTCGCCGCGGAACGGGCCGTCGTCGCCTCGGGCGCCGAGTGGACCCTGCTGCGCCCCAACAACTTCAACCAGAACTTCACCGAGGACCTGTGGCTCCAGCCGCTCCGCGCGGGTCGGATCGCGCTGCCCATCGGAGACGTGCCCGAGCCGTTCATCGACGCCGAGGACATCGCCGAGGTCGCCGTCGCCGCGCTCACCGGCGACCGGCACGCCGGCCAGGCGTACGACCTGTCGGGCCCGGCCGGCCCGACGTGGCGCGGAGCCGTCGCCACCATCGCGGAGGCGACGGGCCGGGACATCGTCTACGAGGAACTGACGCCGGAGCAGTACCGCGCGGAACTGGCGGCCGAAGGGGTGCCGCCGGCGTTCGTCGAGGCGCTCGACGGCATGTTCGCGCTGCACCGGGCCGGACTCACCGCCGAGGCCGCCGACGGCGTGCGGCGCGTGCTCGGGCGGGAGCCGGTCGCGTTCGGCGACTGGGTGGCGAGAATCGCGGCCACCGGCGTCTGGTCCTGA
- a CDS encoding HhH-GPD family protein: MTATTATTPTSTTPPTALHAPVIDWFDRHARDLPWRRPEAGAWGVMVSEFMLQQTPVSRVLPVYEEWLRRWPRPADLAAEPSGEAVRAWGRLGYPRRALRLHSAAAAIAERHGGEVPTDHHQLLALPGIGEYTAAAVASFAYGQRHAVLDTNVRRVFARAVSGTEYPPNATTAAERKLARLLLPEEPATAARWAAATMELGALLCTARGPECARCPIAELCAWRRAGSPAHEGPPRRGQTYAGTDRQVRGKLLAVLRGASGPVERAVLDRVWHDPEQRGRALNGLVGDGLAERLPDGRYRLPGAG; the protein is encoded by the coding sequence ATGACTGCGACGACTGCGACGACACCGACGAGTACGACGCCGCCCACCGCCCTGCACGCCCCGGTCATCGACTGGTTCGACCGGCATGCCCGCGACCTGCCCTGGCGCCGCCCCGAGGCGGGCGCCTGGGGCGTGATGGTCAGCGAGTTCATGCTCCAGCAGACGCCCGTCAGCCGCGTGCTGCCGGTCTACGAGGAGTGGTTGCGCCGCTGGCCGCGCCCGGCCGACCTGGCCGCCGAGCCCTCGGGCGAGGCGGTCCGCGCCTGGGGCCGCCTCGGCTACCCGCGGCGGGCCCTGCGCCTGCACAGCGCCGCGGCGGCGATAGCGGAACGGCACGGCGGCGAGGTGCCCACCGACCACCACCAGTTGCTCGCGCTGCCCGGCATCGGGGAGTACACGGCCGCGGCGGTCGCCTCGTTCGCCTACGGCCAGCGGCACGCGGTGCTCGACACGAACGTGCGGCGGGTCTTCGCCCGCGCCGTGAGCGGCACCGAGTACCCGCCGAACGCCACCACCGCGGCCGAACGCAAACTGGCGCGCCTGCTGCTGCCCGAGGAGCCGGCGACGGCCGCCCGCTGGGCCGCGGCCACGATGGAGCTGGGGGCGCTGCTGTGCACGGCCCGCGGCCCCGAGTGCGCGCGGTGCCCGATCGCGGAGCTGTGCGCCTGGCGGCGGGCCGGCTCGCCCGCGCACGAGGGCCCGCCGCGCCGCGGCCAGACGTACGCGGGAACGGACCGCCAGGTGCGCGGCAAGCTGCTCGCCGTGCTGCGCGGGGCCTCGGGTCCGGTCGAGCGCGCGGTGCTCGACCGGGTGTGGCACGACCCGGAGCAGCGCGGCCGGGCGTTGAACGGGCTGGTCGGGGACGGTCTCGCGGAACGCCTCCCGGACGGCCGCTACCGCCTGCCCGGCGCGGGCTGA
- the disA gene encoding DNA integrity scanning diadenylate cyclase DisA — translation MAASDRPAGPGRSGSGPGADGLLRAALSAVAPGTQLRDGLERILRGNTGGLIVLGVDRTVESLCTGGFVLDVEFTATRLRELCKLDGAVIVDRDISRIVRAGVQLVPDPSIPTEETGTRHRTAQRVSIQTGFPVVSVSQSMRLIALYLDGQRRVLEDSGAILSRANQALATLERYKLRLDEVTGTLSALEIEDLVTVRDVAAVAQRLEMVRRIAAEIAEYVVELGTDGRLLSLQLDELIAGVEPERQLIVRDYLPDAGGKRSRKVGTALAELDGLGHAELLELALVARALGYSAAPESLDTSVSPRGFRLLAKVPRLPGLVIDRLVDHFGGLQKLLAASVDDLQAVDGVGETRARSVREGLSRLAESSILERYV, via the coding sequence ATGGCAGCCAGCGACCGTCCTGCCGGGCCCGGGAGGTCCGGGAGCGGTCCCGGGGCGGACGGGCTGCTGCGGGCCGCGCTGAGCGCCGTGGCCCCGGGGACCCAGCTGCGGGACGGCCTTGAGCGCATCCTGAGGGGGAACACGGGCGGGCTGATCGTCCTCGGTGTGGACCGGACGGTCGAGTCGCTGTGCACGGGCGGCTTCGTGCTGGACGTCGAGTTCACGGCGACGCGGCTGCGCGAGCTGTGCAAGCTCGACGGCGCGGTGATCGTGGACCGGGACATCTCGCGGATCGTGCGGGCCGGGGTGCAGCTCGTGCCCGACCCGAGCATCCCGACCGAGGAGACGGGCACGCGGCACCGCACGGCCCAGCGGGTGTCGATCCAGACCGGTTTCCCCGTGGTCTCGGTGAGCCAGTCGATGCGGTTGATCGCGCTCTACCTGGACGGGCAGCGGCGCGTGCTTGAGGACTCGGGCGCGATCCTGTCGCGGGCCAACCAGGCCCTGGCCACCCTTGAGCGCTACAAGCTGCGGCTCGACGAGGTGACGGGCACGCTCTCCGCGCTGGAGATCGAGGACCTCGTCACCGTGCGGGACGTGGCGGCCGTCGCCCAGCGCCTTGAGATGGTCCGCCGCATCGCGGCCGAGATCGCCGAGTACGTCGTGGAGCTGGGCACCGACGGGCGGCTGCTGTCGCTCCAGCTCGACGAGCTGATCGCGGGCGTCGAGCCGGAACGCCAGCTGATCGTCCGTGACTACCTGCCCGACGCGGGCGGCAAGCGGTCCCGCAAGGTCGGCACGGCGCTGGCCGAGCTCGACGGTCTCGGGCACGCCGAGCTGCTCGAACTGGCCCTGGTCGCGCGTGCGCTGGGCTACAGCGCCGCGCCCGAGTCCCTCGACACCTCGGTCTCGCCGCGCGGCTTCCGCCTGCTGGCCAAGGTGCCCCGGCTGCCCGGCCTGGTCATCGACCGGCTGGTGGACCACTTCGGCGGCCTCCAGAAGCTGCTCGCGGCGAGTGTCGACGACCTCCAGGCCGTGGACGGCGTCGGGGAGACCAGGGCCAGGTCGGTGCGCGAGGGCCTGTCGCGGCTGGCCGAGTCCTCCATCCTCGAACGCTACGTCTGA
- the radA gene encoding DNA repair protein RadA, with amino-acid sequence MARKTDRPSYRCTECGWSTGKWLGRCPECHAWGTVEELGAAPAVRTVPAARVASPAVPIGQVDAVQAAARGTGVPELDRVLGGGLVPGAVVLLAGEPGVGKSTLLLDVAAKSASATHRTLYVTGEESAAQVRMRADRIGALDDDLYLAAETDLGSVLGQLDQVKPALLVLDSVQTVASAEVDGAPGGMAQVREVAGALIRASKERGMSTLLVGHVTKDGAIAGPRLLEHLVDVVLHFEGDRHARLRLVRGVKNRYGATDEVGCFELHDEGITSLADPSGLFLTRRDEPVPGTCLTVTLEGRRPLVAEVQSLTVASQIPSPRRTTSGLETSRVSMMLAVLEQRGQIASLGKNDIYTATVGGVRLSEPAADLAVALALASAASDTPLPKNLVAIGEVGLAGEVRRVTGVQRRLAEAARLGFTQALVPTDSGTAPAGMRVREVGDIGEALRVLPARGAESSRREEVRR; translated from the coding sequence ATGGCTCGAAAAACAGACCGCCCCTCGTACCGGTGCACCGAATGCGGCTGGTCCACGGGCAAGTGGCTCGGCCGCTGCCCCGAGTGCCACGCGTGGGGCACCGTCGAGGAGTTGGGCGCCGCGCCCGCCGTGCGCACCGTGCCGGCGGCGCGCGTGGCCTCGCCCGCGGTGCCGATCGGGCAGGTGGACGCGGTGCAGGCCGCGGCGCGCGGCACGGGCGTGCCGGAGCTCGACCGCGTGCTCGGCGGGGGCCTGGTGCCGGGCGCGGTGGTGCTGCTCGCCGGCGAGCCCGGAGTCGGCAAGTCGACTCTGCTGCTCGATGTCGCGGCCAAGTCGGCGTCCGCCACGCACCGGACGCTGTACGTGACGGGCGAGGAGTCGGCCGCGCAGGTGCGGATGCGCGCCGACCGGATCGGCGCCCTGGACGACGACCTGTACCTGGCCGCCGAGACCGACCTGGGGTCGGTGCTCGGCCAGCTCGACCAGGTGAAGCCGGCGCTGCTCGTGCTCGACTCGGTGCAGACCGTCGCGTCGGCCGAGGTGGACGGCGCGCCGGGGGGCATGGCGCAGGTGCGCGAGGTGGCGGGGGCGCTGATCCGGGCGTCCAAGGAGCGCGGCATGTCCACGCTGCTGGTCGGGCACGTCACGAAGGACGGGGCGATCGCGGGCCCCCGCCTGCTGGAGCACCTGGTCGACGTGGTGCTGCACTTCGAGGGGGACAGGCACGCCAGGCTGCGCCTGGTGCGCGGCGTGAAGAACCGCTACGGCGCCACCGACGAGGTCGGCTGCTTCGAGCTGCACGACGAGGGGATCACCTCGCTCGCCGACCCGTCCGGGCTGTTCCTCACCCGGCGGGACGAGCCGGTGCCGGGCACGTGTCTGACCGTGACGCTCGAAGGCCGCAGACCCCTGGTGGCCGAGGTGCAGTCGCTGACGGTGGCCAGCCAGATCCCGTCCCCGCGGCGCACCACGTCGGGTCTTGAGACGTCGCGGGTGTCGATGATGCTCGCCGTGCTGGAGCAGCGCGGGCAGATAGCGTCCCTCGGCAAGAACGACATCTACACGGCGACCGTGGGCGGGGTGCGCCTGTCGGAGCCGGCCGCGGATCTCGCGGTGGCCCTGGCGCTGGCCAGCGCCGCGTCGGACACGCCGCTCCCGAAGAACCTGGTGGCCATCGGCGAGGTCGGGCTCGCCGGCGAGGTGCGGCGCGTCACCGGGGTGCAGCGGCGCCTGGCCGAGGCGGCACGGCTCGGTTTCACGCAGGCGCTCGTGCCCACCGACTCGGGCACGGCGCCGGCCGGTATGCGGGTGCGCGAGGTGGGCGACATCGGGGAGGCCCTGCGTGTGCTGCCCGCGCGCGGCGCCGAGTCAAGCCGCCGGGAGGAGGTGCGCCGGTAG
- a CDS encoding BACON domain-containing protein: MTRSRERPARAAHHPAAAPPPARPSDATASPSASPFGASPGEAATAVAAADRRRPAYDDAYLDGLFTYCLSVMCEHDAATAALGEALALAEAQHERGRRPSDPALLRAWLYALARWTCLRRLAAHEKEGQGRPVPRAFGEDAAHRHRELAALSWPEAAGTTPDQREALELAVRHQLSAREVARVLRLAADDARTLLAEAAREVERTRAALAAVDAAGCPAAAALSGDDRGLLLGPAMRRELLRHVDACPSCRLIAQRAAVEVGWRGSGSAGPSRLAVLPAPRAAVQAARLAIRRARAQYAPRYDRSGFPLPDKDKSARRERLRSRVMTSTVAVTVVAVPVLALWAAYRGAPPAGETAGEGTAAAAEDTAADGANGSGRHPYGTSPRTEESATGAGERVKREPGGEDAEESEDDAGEPAPGGAAPSAGGGREHAAGGDREERTAGRLAVDAVATEAGTRITLTASGGAPVEWTAGTDAAWVALSRTSGTLRPGESAVIDVTIDRAREPAGAWQGRITVRPAGAVVTVEGSGPADPEPSEPAPEPEPSEPAPGEPGTDPEEGTGSG; the protein is encoded by the coding sequence ATGACCCGCAGCCGCGAACGACCGGCGCGCGCGGCCCACCACCCCGCCGCCGCTCCGCCCCCAGCACGTCCGTCCGATGCCACCGCCTCCCCGAGCGCCTCACCCTTCGGCGCGTCACCGGGCGAGGCGGCCACCGCCGTTGCGGCGGCCGACCGCCGCAGGCCGGCGTACGACGACGCCTACCTGGACGGTCTGTTCACCTACTGCCTGTCCGTCATGTGCGAGCACGACGCGGCCACCGCCGCGCTCGGTGAGGCGCTGGCGCTCGCGGAGGCGCAGCACGAGCGCGGCCGGCGCCCGTCGGATCCCGCGCTCCTGCGCGCGTGGCTCTACGCGCTCGCCCGCTGGACCTGCCTGCGGCGGCTGGCCGCGCACGAGAAGGAGGGCCAGGGCCGCCCGGTGCCGCGCGCGTTCGGCGAGGACGCGGCGCACCGCCACCGCGAGCTGGCCGCGCTCTCCTGGCCGGAGGCGGCCGGTACGACGCCGGACCAGCGCGAGGCGCTCGAACTCGCCGTGCGGCACCAGCTGTCCGCCCGCGAGGTGGCCAGGGTGCTGCGCCTCGCCGCCGACGACGCGCGGACCCTGCTGGCCGAGGCGGCCCGCGAGGTCGAACGCACGCGCGCCGCGCTCGCCGCCGTGGACGCGGCCGGCTGCCCGGCCGCCGCCGCCCTGTCGGGGGACGACCGGGGCCTGCTGCTCGGCCCGGCCATGCGCAGGGAGCTGCTGCGCCACGTCGACGCTTGCCCCTCGTGCCGGCTGATCGCGCAGCGCGCCGCGGTCGAGGTCGGCTGGCGCGGCAGCGGCTCGGCCGGGCCGTCGCGCCTGGCCGTGCTGCCCGCGCCGCGCGCCGCCGTGCAGGCCGCGCGGCTCGCGATCCGGCGCGCGCGGGCCCAGTACGCGCCGCGCTACGACAGGTCGGGGTTCCCGCTGCCCGACAAGGACAAGTCGGCCCGCCGCGAGCGGCTGCGCAGCCGCGTGATGACGTCGACGGTCGCCGTGACGGTGGTCGCCGTTCCCGTGCTCGCCCTGTGGGCCGCCTACCGCGGCGCGCCCCCGGCCGGCGAGACGGCGGGCGAGGGCACCGCGGCGGCGGCCGAGGACACGGCGGCCGACGGCGCGAACGGCTCGGGGCGGCACCCGTATGGGACGAGCCCGCGGACGGAAGAGAGCGCGACCGGGGCCGGCGAGCGCGTGAAGCGGGAACCGGGCGGGGAGGACGCGGAGGAGAGCGAGGACGACGCGGGCGAGCCGGCGCCCGGCGGCGCCGCGCCGTCGGCCGGCGGCGGCCGGGAGCACGCGGCGGGCGGCGACCGCGAGGAGCGCACCGCGGGGCGGCTGGCGGTCGACGCGGTGGCCACGGAAGCGGGCACGCGGATCACACTGACGGCCTCGGGCGGGGCCCCGGTGGAGTGGACGGCGGGCACGGACGCCGCCTGGGTCGCGCTGAGCCGGACGTCGGGCACCCTGCGGCCCGGCGAGTCGGCCGTGATCGACGTGACGATCGACCGGGCGCGCGAGCCGGCCGGCGCGTGGCAGGGGCGCATCACGGTGCGGCCGGCCGGGGCCGTCGTCACGGTCGAGGGCAGCGGCCCCGCCGACCCCGAGCCCTCCGAGCCGGCGCCCGAGCCCGAGCCGTCGGAGCCGGCGCCGGGCGAGCCGGGCACGGACCCCGAGGAGGGCACCGGGTCCGGCTGA
- a CDS encoding sugar phosphate isomerase/epimerase family protein — protein MAHQASVPDAKIALSTASVYPENTAAAFEIAGRLGYDGVEVMVWTDPVSQDVDALGELSARHGVPVLAVHAPCLLVTQRVWGTDPWAKLLRSRDAAQRLGASTVVVHPPFRWQRAYARDFVRGIRRLDGETDITFAVENMYPWRYRDREVLAYAPGWDPTENEFPHFTLDVSHTATSRSDALAMADRMGERLAHVHIADGSGSGKDEHLVPGRGSQPCAALLERLAATGYGGHVVVEVNTRRAASPEARRADLAEALAFTRLHLATAPPAVNRGGEPGPR, from the coding sequence GTGGCACATCAGGCATCCGTCCCGGACGCGAAGATCGCCCTGTCGACCGCGTCCGTGTACCCGGAGAACACCGCCGCGGCCTTCGAGATAGCCGGCCGGCTCGGCTACGACGGTGTCGAGGTCATGGTCTGGACCGACCCGGTGAGCCAGGACGTGGACGCGCTGGGCGAGCTGTCCGCGCGGCACGGCGTGCCCGTCCTCGCGGTGCACGCCCCCTGCCTGCTGGTGACGCAGCGCGTCTGGGGCACGGACCCGTGGGCCAAGCTGCTGCGCTCGCGCGACGCGGCCCAGCGGCTCGGCGCCTCGACGGTGGTGGTCCACCCGCCGTTCCGCTGGCAGCGCGCCTACGCCCGCGACTTCGTCCGGGGCATCCGGCGGCTCGACGGCGAGACCGACATCACGTTCGCGGTCGAGAACATGTACCCGTGGCGCTACCGCGACCGCGAAGTCCTCGCGTACGCGCCGGGGTGGGACCCCACGGAGAACGAGTTCCCGCACTTCACGCTCGACGTGTCGCACACCGCGACCTCGCGTTCCGACGCCCTCGCCATGGCGGACCGGATGGGCGAGCGGCTCGCGCACGTCCACATCGCGGACGGCAGCGGCTCGGGCAAGGACGAGCACCTCGTGCCGGGCCGCGGCAGCCAGCCGTGCGCCGCCCTCCTCGAACGGCTCGCGGCCACCGGCTACGGCGGCCACGTCGTCGTCGAGGTGAACACCAGGCGCGCGGCCTCGCCCGAGGCGCGCCGGGCCGACCTGGCCGAGGCCCTCGCGTTCACCCGGCTGCACCTGGCGACCGCGCCGCCCGCGGTGAACCGCGGCGGGGAGCCAGGGCCCAGGTGA
- a CDS encoding Ppx/GppA phosphatase family protein, producing the protein MRLGVLDVGSNTVHLLVVDAHPGARPLPAYSHKAELRLAELLDERGAIGGGGVDRLVATVREALDVAEDQGVADLLPFATSAVREASNADEVLARVANETGVVLQVLSGQDEARLTFLAARRWLGWSAGRLLMFDIGGGSLEIAFGLDEEPDAAASLPLGAGRLTAARLPGDPPSPEDVRSLRRDVRSRMARIVGDFTRLGAADRVVGTSKTFKQLARVAGAARSGEGLYVRRDLAREDLQKWSQRLAELPVRERQQLPGVSEGRARQLLAGAVVAEAAMDLFGVETLEICPWALREGVILRRLDRMRAA; encoded by the coding sequence ATGAGGCTCGGAGTTCTCGACGTGGGGTCCAACACGGTCCATCTGCTCGTGGTGGACGCGCATCCGGGCGCGCGCCCGCTGCCCGCCTACTCGCACAAGGCCGAACTGCGCCTGGCGGAACTGCTCGACGAGCGGGGCGCGATCGGCGGCGGCGGTGTGGACCGGCTGGTGGCGACCGTGCGCGAGGCGCTGGACGTGGCGGAGGACCAGGGGGTCGCCGATCTGCTGCCGTTCGCGACCTCGGCGGTGCGCGAGGCGAGCAACGCGGACGAGGTGCTCGCGCGGGTCGCGAACGAGACCGGGGTGGTGCTCCAGGTGCTGTCCGGGCAGGACGAGGCGCGGCTGACGTTCCTCGCGGCGCGGCGCTGGCTGGGCTGGTCGGCGGGGCGGCTGCTGATGTTCGACATCGGCGGCGGCTCGCTCGAAATCGCGTTCGGACTGGACGAGGAGCCGGACGCCGCCGCCTCGTTGCCACTGGGCGCGGGGCGGCTGACCGCCGCCCGGCTGCCGGGCGACCCGCCGTCCCCTGAGGACGTGCGGTCGCTGCGCCGCGACGTCCGGTCGCGGATGGCGCGCATCGTCGGGGACTTCACCCGGCTCGGGGCCGCGGACCGGGTGGTCGGGACGTCGAAGACGTTCAAGCAGCTGGCGCGCGTCGCGGGGGCCGCGCGGTCCGGCGAGGGCCTGTACGTGCGGCGGGACCTGGCGCGCGAGGACCTCCAGAAGTGGAGCCAGCGGCTGGCCGAGCTGCCGGTGCGGGAGCGCCAGCAGCTGCCCGGGGTGTCCGAGGGGCGGGCCAGGCAGCTGCTCGCGGGGGCCGTGGTGGCCGAGGCGGCGATGGACCTGTTCGGCGTGGAGACGCTGGAGATCTGCCCGTGGGCGCTGCGCGAGGGCGTGATCCTGCGCCGGCTCGACCGCATGCGCGCCGCCTGA